A part of Rhipicephalus microplus isolate Deutch F79 chromosome 8, USDA_Rmic, whole genome shotgun sequence genomic DNA contains:
- the LOC142768470 gene encoding uncharacterized protein LOC142768470, translating to METRCLRAADDESAEAARSSRQEDEQREPVVEVSGHIKVLGDRLAGQQEHEARSSRITADPPVSTGVETLAHLTIGQRDETPTQVRAPRDVEVAVWPICGVEYRLTGQEAFGAPASAAEHPLHLAEWETLMMTALTMHQCIYRLNLLIYAAPRFHGCFYQEFSLEDRVAMVLVQVPAMEDPCNEFLLPYLSYLCRMRNLQQTSSVIYQNPYSHPDYVFNGKEINPVVDEEGLPEFNDIRFIRILKTTMEIPFLQEIEIYFVNSASTVPSVTREFSLQLTRRGSSQLRSFTYEVDRSLAESLECECQYTIDRTTPVGSGRAVPLPGIPAHPEGAGSATDSERCLITCTQHPWPHNYVINVEARVRTPVKI from the exons ATGGAAACACGTTGCCTTCGAGCCGCGGATGACGAAAGTGCAGAAGCCGCTCGATCCTCAAGACAAGAG GATGAACAACGAGAACCGGTGGTCGAAGTCAGCGGCCACATTAAAGTACTTGGCGATCGGCTTGCTGGACAGCAGGAACATGAAGCAAGATCCTCCCGGATCACTGCTGACCCACCCGTAAGCACCGGAGTCGAGACCTTGGCCCATTTAACGATAGGGCAACGTGATGAAACGCCAACGCAAGTACGTGCTCCCCGCGACGTCGAGGTGGCGGTGTGGCCAATCTGCGGCGTCGAGTACCGACTTACCGGGCAGGAAGCATTCGGAGCTCCTGCCAGTGCTGCAGAACACCCAC TTCACTTGGCTGAATGGGAGACACTCATGATGACAGCATTGACCATGCACCAATGTATCTACCGCTTGAATTTGTTGATATACGCTGCCCCCCGCTTTCACGGGTGCTTCTACCAGGAATTCAGTTTGGAAGATAGGGTCGCGATGGTCCTTGTTCAAGTGCCAGCGATGGAAGACCCCTGCAATGAATTCCTGCTACCCTACCTGAGCTATTTGTGCCGAATGAGGAATCTACAACAGACTTCATCAGTCATTTACCAAAATCCTTACTCGCATCCTGACTATGTTTTCAATGGAAAAGAGATCAATCCAGTCGTAGATGAAGAAGGACTTCCAGAATTCAATGACATCAG GTTTATACGGATATTGAAAACGACGATGGAAATTCCATTTCTCCAAGAGATTGAAATATACTTCGTCAACTCTGCGTCAACAGTACCTTCGGTGACACGGGAGTTTTCGCTGCAGCTGACCCGCCGTGGTTCTTCCCAGCTTCGTAGTTTCACGTACGAAGTCGATAGAAGCTTAGCTGAAAGCCTGGAATGCGAATGTCAGTATACTATCGACCGTACTACACCAGTCGGTAGTGGCAGGGCTGTACCACTTCCCGGAATCCCCGCACACCCAGAAGGGGCTGGTTCTGCGACCGACTCGGAGCGGTGCCTAATTACATGTACGCAACATCCGTGGCCACACAATTACGTTATCAATGTTGAAGCAAGGGTGCGCACGCCCGTAAAAATTTAG
- the LOC142768471 gene encoding uncharacterized protein LOC142768471, whose product MEDPFKRFVLPNLQYLCGSANRQQTSPPACNSPHSHPDNSLPERCAAPIEENGPLQFHDNRLIRILETAMDIPCLMEIAIYFYNGIVTVPSVRREFCLRLTHRGPSNARRLTYEVDSSLAESLQCICGSTSGFNTIGIERAAPLPMLLARRELSGSATNLVRHLITVTNQPSLRDIDIDVVTSLQRLTNN is encoded by the exons ATGGAAGACCCGTTCAAAAGATTCGTACTCCCCAATCTCCAGTACTTGTGTGGAAGTGCAAATCGACAGCAGACTTCACCACCGGCTTGCAACAGCCCTCACTCCCATCCTGACAATTCACTCCCAGAGAGGTGTGCCGCTCCAATCGAAGAAAATGGACCTCTGCAGTTTCACGACAACAG GTTAATCCGGATATTGGAGACAGCAATGGACATACCATGTCTCATGGAGATTGCTATATACTTCTACAATGGCATAGTGACCGTACCATCCGTAAGACGGGAGTTCTGCTTACGACTGACCCACCGCGGTCCTTCCAACGCTCGGCGTTTGACGTACGAGGTAGACAGTAGCTTAGCTGAAAGCCTGCAATGCATATGTGGCAGCACTTCCGGCTTCAACACAATTGGTATTGAAAGGGCCGCACCACTTCCTATGCTGCTCGCACGTCGGGAGCTGAGCGGTTCTGCGACCAACCTGGTGCGCCACCTAATTACAGTTACAAACCAGCCATCGTTGAGGGATATCGATATCGACGTTGTAACATCTCTGCAAAGGCTCACAAACAATTAG